In a genomic window of Acidobacteriota bacterium:
- a CDS encoding glycosyltransferase family 2 protein, with the protein MVVPVFNAARFLREALASVLAQTYPHTELIVVDDGSTDGSAELAEAVTGQPVIRQPHSGAAAARNAALERCRADIVAFQDADDVWLPQKTARQVEYLLAHRDEPCCTCQRIDFLDPSIAGDAAVWCPASTLNVPLVSYGTGTIVAWRSLFDEVGDFDPSYDIVHDTEWMARVRARGYRLGVVEEVLYHRRVHAANLCADQAKMSLELFRVYRAQARRHRLEASSS; encoded by the coding sequence GTGGTCGTACCCGTCTTCAATGCCGCGCGGTTCCTCCGCGAGGCGCTCGCGAGCGTGCTCGCCCAGACCTATCCTCACACCGAACTGATCGTGGTCGACGACGGCTCGACCGACGGAAGCGCGGAGCTCGCCGAGGCTGTGACCGGGCAGCCCGTGATTCGCCAGCCACATTCCGGCGCGGCGGCAGCGCGCAACGCGGCCCTGGAGCGGTGTCGCGCGGACATCGTCGCCTTCCAGGATGCCGACGACGTGTGGCTGCCGCAGAAGACGGCCCGGCAGGTCGAGTACCTGCTCGCGCATCGCGACGAGCCGTGCTGCACGTGCCAGCGCATCGACTTCCTCGATCCGTCGATCGCGGGTGACGCAGCCGTCTGGTGCCCGGCGTCGACGCTCAATGTGCCGCTGGTCTCGTACGGGACGGGGACGATCGTGGCGTGGCGGAGCCTGTTCGACGAAGTGGGCGACTTCGATCCGTCGTACGACATCGTTCACGACACCGAGTGGATGGCTCGGGTCCGCGCACGCGGCTACCGGTTGGGGGTGGTTGAGGAAGTGCTCTATCACCGTCGCGTCCACGCGGCGAACCTGTGTGCGGACCAGGCGAAGATGAGCCTCGAGCTGTTTCGTGTCTACCGGGCCCAGGCCCGACGGCATCGTTTGGAGGCGAGCTCGTCGTGA
- a CDS encoding nucleotidyltransferase family protein: protein MPDSPALVPWDAWPTLSQERLLRAALAEPTIALDEWTRWTRLYTLDAADAASTRLFPLVYEHLWRDAPDMPEAARLKGLYRHTWVRNQLHARLMADVIEALSAAAIPTLVVKGLALQIVAYGGSGARAMEDGDVVVPRELAVDAAGLLERRGWRAVFPPLSREMRCRASSPFEHVRGGSFDLHWHILYDDMRPGADDESWAGAQPLELLHASTLTLQPADHLLHALTHGLAWAPVAPIRWVADVVGLVRATGPALDWRRFWRRVAAHRVDWIVAQGLTYVERLLPGVLPAPAVAHARAVRPSLGDRIDFACRMRGRSFAPGYLPRFWRHFRRALPAARYGRGPIGFVRYCADTARVERSWRTPWLLAREWGSRRQQGAMGN, encoded by the coding sequence ATGCCCGATTCTCCCGCGCTGGTACCCTGGGACGCCTGGCCGACGCTCTCTCAGGAACGTCTGCTGAGGGCTGCGCTCGCCGAGCCCACCATCGCGCTCGACGAGTGGACGCGCTGGACGCGCCTCTACACGCTCGATGCAGCCGACGCCGCATCGACTCGTCTGTTCCCGCTGGTGTACGAGCACCTGTGGCGCGATGCGCCCGACATGCCGGAGGCCGCCCGCCTCAAGGGGCTCTACCGGCACACGTGGGTCAGGAACCAGCTGCACGCGCGACTGATGGCCGACGTCATCGAGGCACTGTCGGCCGCGGCCATTCCCACGCTTGTCGTGAAGGGCCTGGCCCTTCAGATCGTCGCGTACGGCGGCAGCGGGGCACGGGCCATGGAGGACGGAGACGTCGTCGTCCCCCGCGAGCTGGCCGTCGACGCGGCCGGCCTGCTCGAGCGGCGCGGCTGGCGTGCCGTGTTCCCCCCTCTGAGCCGTGAGATGCGCTGCCGTGCATCGTCGCCGTTCGAGCACGTGCGCGGCGGCAGCTTCGACCTCCACTGGCACATCCTCTACGACGACATGCGGCCCGGGGCCGACGATGAATCGTGGGCCGGTGCCCAACCGCTCGAGCTGCTCCACGCGTCGACGCTGACGCTGCAGCCGGCCGACCACCTGCTGCACGCGCTCACCCACGGGCTGGCGTGGGCCCCGGTCGCTCCCATCCGCTGGGTAGCAGATGTGGTCGGCCTCGTGCGCGCCACCGGGCCGGCCCTCGACTGGCGCCGCTTCTGGCGCCGCGTCGCGGCTCATCGCGTCGACTGGATCGTCGCGCAGGGACTCACCTACGTCGAGCGTCTCCTGCCCGGTGTGCTGCCAGCGCCGGCGGTGGCCCATGCCCGTGCCGTCAGGCCGTCACTCGGAGACCGCATCGACTTCGCGTGCCGGATGCGAGGGCGCTCCTTCGCGCCGGGCTACCTGCCGCGGTTCTGGCGGCACTTCCGGAGAGCCCTGCCGGCTGCGCGCTACGGACGTGGCCCCATCGGCTTCGTCCGGTACTGCGCCGACACGGCGCGGGTGGAGCGATCGTGGCGCACGCCGTGGCTGCTCGCGCGAGAGTGGGGCTCGCGGCGCCAGCAGGGCGCCATGGGGAACTGA
- a CDS encoding heavy metal sensor histidine kinase, producing MRPHGLRTRLTWWYGGSLFIVLLVFAALTVWVQWSVLREALDHHLEEDLEVAAQMLRIDATGAAWRSAEPRDPGYDDGDVRWVEVWDGDGNPLFVRGTDRHRRLQAAVGRPSFARLGVATVEPGGVPPLRVLVLAKTIDGRQVFLRVGRTESAIREQLQGGLLALLVAVPVAIAFVTVGGYLMAGRALVPLARMTAHAHLISADRLSERLPVVESHDELGELARVFNATFVRLEDAFERLRRFTADASHELRTPLTALRSVGEVALRDARTAEAYRDVIGSMLEEAERLTRLVDSLLTLSRWDSGRVVPSRECVDLADLAHDVVGHLEVLGEEKRLTIDVETAGPAMIVADRLMVRQAVINIVDNAIKFSPMGGRVVVGVSDDGVTCRLSVADQGPGIPREHHDRVFDRFYRVDKARARELGGAGLGLAIAHWAVSANEGRVSLTSEVGRGTCFTLAFAAASRLDPVRPPES from the coding sequence GTGAGACCGCACGGACTCCGCACCCGACTGACCTGGTGGTACGGCGGCAGCCTGTTCATCGTGCTGCTGGTGTTCGCCGCTCTCACGGTCTGGGTGCAGTGGAGCGTGCTGCGCGAGGCGCTGGACCACCACCTCGAAGAAGACCTCGAGGTGGCCGCGCAGATGCTCCGCATCGACGCCACCGGTGCCGCGTGGCGCAGCGCCGAGCCTCGCGACCCGGGATACGACGACGGTGACGTACGTTGGGTCGAGGTCTGGGACGGAGACGGGAACCCGCTGTTCGTGCGGGGGACGGATCGTCACCGCCGCCTGCAGGCGGCGGTGGGGCGGCCCTCGTTCGCGCGGCTCGGAGTGGCCACCGTTGAGCCCGGGGGTGTCCCGCCGCTCAGAGTCCTGGTCTTGGCGAAGACGATCGACGGGCGGCAGGTCTTCCTCCGCGTCGGCCGCACCGAGTCGGCGATCCGCGAGCAGCTGCAGGGTGGGCTGCTTGCGCTCCTCGTCGCCGTGCCGGTGGCGATAGCCTTTGTCACAGTCGGGGGCTACCTGATGGCGGGGCGGGCGCTGGTGCCGCTCGCCCGGATGACGGCGCACGCCCACCTGATTAGTGCCGATCGCCTGTCCGAGCGCCTGCCAGTCGTCGAATCGCACGACGAGCTGGGCGAGCTGGCCCGGGTGTTCAACGCGACGTTCGTCCGGCTCGAGGATGCGTTCGAGCGGCTTCGCCGGTTCACTGCCGATGCGTCCCACGAGCTGCGCACGCCGCTCACGGCCTTGCGCAGTGTGGGCGAGGTCGCGTTGCGTGACGCGCGGACGGCTGAAGCCTACCGCGACGTCATCGGCAGCATGCTCGAGGAAGCCGAGAGGCTGACGCGCCTCGTCGACAGTCTGCTGACCCTGTCACGCTGGGACAGCGGTCGGGTCGTGCCGTCCCGGGAGTGCGTCGACCTGGCCGACCTCGCGCACGACGTCGTCGGGCATCTCGAGGTGCTGGGCGAGGAGAAGCGCCTCACGATCGACGTCGAGACGGCGGGCCCGGCCATGATCGTGGCCGACCGCCTCATGGTACGCCAGGCGGTGATCAACATCGTCGACAACGCCATCAAGTTCAGCCCCATGGGTGGCCGGGTCGTCGTGGGCGTGAGCGACGACGGCGTGACGTGCAGGTTGAGTGTCGCCGACCAGGGCCCGGGCATTCCCCGCGAGCACCACGATCGCGTCTTCGACCGGTTCTACCGCGTCGACAAGGCGCGTGCCCGCGAGCTCGGCGGCGCCGGCCTCGGCCTCGCGATCGCGCACTGGGCCGTCTCCGCCAACGAAGGGCGGGTGTCGCTGACATCGGAAGTTGGGCGCGGCACCTGCTTCACCCTCGCGTTTGCCGCAGCGAGTCGCCTCGATCCCGTGCGACCACCAGAATCCTGA
- a CDS encoding response regulator transcription factor: MRILIVEDDSKVARALLQGLSAEGYEVRVASSGEEGFFLAARETFDLVLLDVMLPGRDGFEVLATLRQRQIVTPVLMLTARDAVEDRVAGLDAGADDYLVKPFAFPELLARVRALVRRGRPEHALRFKVADLELDVVTRTATRGGRPLDLTAREFQLLEYLMRHQGQLVSREMLAGDVWKEPNRGTPLDNVIDVHIARVRKKVDPASSARLIHTVRGVGFVLREGEP, from the coding sequence GTGCGCATCCTGATTGTCGAAGACGACTCGAAGGTGGCACGGGCCCTGCTTCAAGGCCTCTCCGCCGAGGGCTACGAGGTGCGGGTGGCGTCGAGTGGCGAGGAAGGGTTCTTCCTGGCGGCGCGCGAGACTTTCGATCTGGTCCTGCTCGACGTGATGCTGCCCGGGCGCGATGGCTTCGAGGTCCTCGCGACCCTTCGCCAGCGGCAGATCGTCACGCCGGTGCTCATGCTCACGGCGCGCGATGCCGTCGAGGATCGCGTGGCAGGCCTCGACGCGGGGGCAGACGACTACCTCGTCAAGCCGTTCGCCTTCCCCGAGCTGCTGGCGCGTGTTCGCGCGCTGGTGCGTCGCGGCCGCCCCGAGCATGCCCTGCGGTTCAAGGTGGCCGACCTCGAGCTCGACGTGGTGACGCGGACGGCGACGCGTGGGGGGCGGCCGCTCGACCTGACGGCCCGGGAGTTCCAGCTGCTGGAGTATCTGATGCGGCACCAGGGGCAGCTCGTGTCGCGCGAGATGCTGGCGGGCGACGTCTGGAAGGAGCCCAACCGGGGCACGCCGCTCGACAACGTGATCGACGTGCACATCGCGCGCGTGAGGAAGAAGGTCGATCCCGCGTCTTCGGCGCGGCTCATCCACACGGTGCGCGGCGTCGGGTTCGTACTACGGGAAGGCGAGCCGTGA
- a CDS encoding NAD(P)/FAD-dependent oxidoreductase, whose protein sequence is MSAHAIGTSSGRFSGPDEWDAIVVGSGIGGLATAWLLGRKAAKRVLVLERHYTAGGFTHSFRRPGYEWDVGVHYVGRVGRADADLGLLFREIAGDSLHWASMGDVYDTIVLGDRRFDYVVGRDRWRERLIEYFPGEQRAIDEYLAAVESAVRGLRLYFAEKAMPRPVAALTGTFMRSRFMKRARQTTRAVLESLTANQTLIAVLTGQWGDYGLPPAESSFGIHAIVTHHYFEGGFYPVGGARAIAAAIVPRIESLKGAVVVDAEVTRLLVERGRVVGVQLAGGREFRAPIVVSDAGLRRTLALLPGGVPGRSVLDRVAGRVAPSAAHACLYVGLSRDDAELGLEKRNLWVYQDEAHEKALARFASDPGQPFPLAFVSFPSAKDPTFGSRYPGRATIEVVTLARYEWFERWAAEPWRRRGDPYAELKARLTERLLDVLYREVPSVRGHVEVAELSTPLSTRHFAGYDRGEIYGLAHTPTRFAERGLRPATPVTGLWLTGQDVATCGVGGALSSGYLTASAIVGRPVFPRG, encoded by the coding sequence ATGTCCGCCCACGCCATCGGCACGTCCTCGGGTCGTTTCAGTGGGCCCGACGAGTGGGACGCAATCGTGGTCGGCTCGGGCATCGGTGGTCTCGCGACGGCCTGGCTCCTCGGTCGCAAGGCGGCCAAGCGCGTACTCGTCCTCGAGCGGCACTACACGGCCGGCGGTTTCACGCACAGCTTCAGACGCCCGGGATACGAGTGGGACGTCGGCGTTCACTACGTCGGCCGCGTCGGCCGGGCCGATGCCGACCTGGGCCTGCTGTTCCGCGAGATCGCCGGCGACTCGCTGCACTGGGCGTCGATGGGCGACGTGTACGACACCATCGTGCTCGGCGATCGGCGATTCGACTACGTCGTCGGGCGCGACCGTTGGCGGGAGCGCCTCATCGAGTACTTCCCCGGCGAGCAGCGCGCCATCGACGAGTACCTCGCGGCCGTCGAGAGTGCAGTGCGCGGACTGAGGCTGTACTTCGCCGAGAAGGCCATGCCGCGCCCAGTCGCGGCGCTCACCGGCACGTTCATGCGGTCGCGCTTCATGAAGCGGGCGAGGCAGACGACCCGGGCCGTACTCGAGTCGCTGACTGCCAACCAGACCCTGATCGCCGTGCTCACGGGACAGTGGGGCGACTACGGCCTGCCGCCCGCCGAATCGAGCTTCGGCATTCACGCCATCGTCACGCACCACTACTTCGAAGGCGGGTTCTACCCGGTCGGAGGCGCTCGGGCCATCGCCGCTGCCATCGTGCCACGCATCGAGTCGCTGAAGGGCGCCGTGGTCGTGGACGCCGAAGTCACGCGGCTGCTCGTCGAGCGCGGGCGGGTCGTCGGTGTGCAGCTTGCCGGCGGCCGTGAGTTCAGAGCGCCCATCGTCGTGAGCGACGCCGGGCTCCGCCGCACGCTGGCACTGCTTCCCGGCGGGGTGCCCGGTCGCTCGGTGCTCGACCGCGTCGCCGGGCGGGTCGCTCCCTCGGCGGCCCACGCGTGCCTGTACGTCGGACTGTCGCGTGACGACGCCGAGCTCGGTCTCGAGAAGCGCAACCTCTGGGTCTACCAGGACGAGGCCCACGAGAAGGCGCTCGCGCGCTTCGCCAGCGACCCGGGCCAGCCCTTCCCGCTCGCGTTCGTTTCGTTCCCGTCGGCCAAGGATCCGACGTTCGGATCGCGGTACCCCGGCCGGGCGACCATCGAGGTCGTCACCCTCGCGCGGTACGAGTGGTTCGAGCGGTGGGCCGCGGAGCCGTGGCGTCGCCGGGGCGATCCGTACGCCGAGTTGAAGGCCAGGCTGACGGAGCGGCTGCTCGACGTCCTGTATCGCGAGGTACCGTCGGTTCGCGGGCACGTCGAGGTCGCCGAGCTGTCGACTCCTCTCAGCACCCGCCACTTCGCCGGGTACGATCGTGGAGAGATCTACGGGCTGGCCCACACGCCGACGCGGTTCGCCGAACGGGGACTGAGGCCGGCGACTCCGGTGACGGGATTGTGGCTCACCGGCCAGGACGTGGCCACGTGCGGCGTGGGCGGCGCCCTCTCGAGCGGGTACCTGACGGCCTCGGCCATCGTGGGCCGGCCGGTGTTCCCGCGGGGATGA
- a CDS encoding PqqD family peptide modification chaperone: MTPRYRVNAPHVVSETIDGESIVINLQNGCYYSLRETATEIWSLVGPLGCAGAIAARLARRYPDAGPVVADQVSAFIGRLCGEGLLVEVSGDDDGAVPPREATRDDQDGIARPAFAPPAFDKYNDLQELLLADPIHEVGEGGWPTQLPPESRVARPPDESSR; this comes from the coding sequence ATGACTCCCCGCTATCGCGTCAACGCCCCGCACGTCGTCTCGGAGACGATCGACGGCGAGTCCATCGTGATCAACTTACAGAACGGGTGCTACTACAGTCTGCGCGAGACGGCGACCGAGATCTGGTCGCTCGTCGGGCCGCTCGGCTGCGCCGGGGCCATCGCGGCCAGGCTGGCCCGCCGGTACCCCGACGCCGGGCCCGTTGTCGCGGACCAGGTGTCGGCATTCATCGGGCGTCTGTGCGGCGAGGGCCTGCTCGTCGAGGTGAGCGGCGACGACGATGGCGCCGTGCCGCCGCGTGAGGCGACGCGCGACGATCAGGACGGTATCGCACGCCCCGCGTTCGCACCTCCGGCGTTCGACAAGTACAACGACCTGCAGGAACTCCTCCTCGCCGACCCGATTCATGAGGTCGGGGAGGGCGGATGGCCGACCCAACTGCCGCCCGAATCGCGCGTCGCGCGGCCTCCGGACGAGTCGTCGCGGTGA
- a CDS encoding TonB-dependent receptor, whose amino-acid sequence MKRWLLLSMLFATGLFLLQPAPAAAQATGSITGLVTDESGSVLPGVTVEIASEATGQTRVVVTGSDGFFTAPLMPPGRYQLRATLEGFRTTVREGVVVSVDSTARIDLQLLVGQLAETVTVSAETPLVETTNATMGIVIDEQKVVDLPLNGRNFTQLGTLIPGVLAPPTALGGQTGDATPGGFGNVTGGFNVNGMRNQSNNFLLDGASNNDTFNTGFVLRPPPDAIQEFKILTHSYTAEYGRSAGSVVNVVTKSGSNIWSGALWEFNRDDALQARNFFAPSTQPKPKLKQNQFGGSLGGPLVRDKLFGFGYYEGFRNQSGSTQTLTVLSQAQRNGVFPSTIRDPLTGLPFPGNAIPTNRINPASQKLLQDFMPLPNTGTNTYTVSPTIEDNRDQFGIRLDYRLTDNQTILGRYIRSESERFTPRTVQPVDQLSLATLQDFMVSHTFVMTSNAINQMRASINKIDANPAVTSGLSNADYGIGLANTNPLATGLASIVISGFATLGDPQQPFVERANNTFQFANDLTWITGRHSMKFGFDLRREAMKIAFINRPNGDLTFSGARSGNSAADFLLGLPAQVRATTQQAIQDGQGWAYALYAQDEFRVNSRLTLNLGLRWELTRPYVEKADTIVSFRTGVQSQVFPNAPTGLVYPGDPGVPRGVIKTDKNNLAPRVSMAWDPRGNGRTSVRSGFGVFFDGVPGQGDLFQSGVLAPPFTPLVELNAPTPITIADPLAAVAGPPNPFPPALTIIGWGDDYNTPYAFHFNVGVQHQVTTRVGAEVAYVGSRGYKLPIFMEVNPGVYTTGQTTRGARIMPAFSLVRPTFSEARSWYDSLQTSVRMLPTRGVNFLASYTLSHAVDHVSGLNIGGESRPPTPVVQGDQASIDAALAAEKGDALFDARHRFVFSFGYELPQLDDQAAALRYLLGGWQLNGIYQAQTGFPLTVFDPVLDIRFMTNRPNVTCDPNDGPKTTDQWFNTSCFARRTVLAQTGPENPSNQKRNGVRGPGFQRTDMSLFKHFDFAGRHRVQLRLEIFNLFNQARFDQPVNNIGAATFGRILSAEDGRIVQLGIKYQF is encoded by the coding sequence GTGAAGCGATGGCTGCTCCTTTCCATGCTCTTCGCGACCGGCCTGTTCCTCCTCCAGCCTGCGCCGGCGGCGGCCCAGGCCACCGGCTCGATCACCGGGCTCGTGACCGACGAGTCGGGGAGCGTCCTGCCGGGCGTGACCGTCGAGATCGCCAGTGAGGCCACGGGCCAGACCCGCGTGGTCGTCACCGGCAGCGATGGCTTCTTCACCGCCCCGCTGATGCCACCGGGCCGCTACCAGCTGCGTGCGACGCTCGAAGGCTTCCGCACCACCGTGCGCGAAGGCGTCGTCGTCTCGGTCGACAGCACCGCGCGCATCGACCTGCAGTTGCTCGTCGGGCAGCTCGCCGAAACGGTGACCGTGTCGGCCGAGACGCCCCTCGTCGAGACGACCAACGCGACGATGGGCATCGTCATCGACGAGCAGAAGGTCGTCGACCTGCCGCTCAACGGGCGCAATTTCACGCAGCTCGGGACGCTGATTCCGGGGGTGCTGGCGCCGCCCACGGCGCTCGGCGGGCAGACCGGCGACGCGACGCCTGGTGGGTTCGGCAACGTGACCGGCGGGTTCAACGTGAACGGGATGCGCAACCAGTCGAACAACTTCCTGCTCGACGGCGCGTCGAACAACGACACGTTCAACACGGGCTTCGTCCTGCGGCCGCCACCCGACGCCATCCAGGAGTTCAAGATCCTGACCCACTCGTACACCGCGGAGTACGGGCGCAGCGCCGGCTCGGTGGTCAACGTCGTGACGAAGTCGGGCAGCAACATCTGGTCGGGCGCGCTCTGGGAGTTCAATCGCGACGACGCCCTGCAGGCACGCAATTTCTTCGCCCCCTCCACTCAGCCCAAGCCCAAGCTGAAGCAGAACCAGTTCGGCGGCAGCCTCGGCGGCCCGCTCGTGCGCGACAAGCTGTTCGGGTTCGGCTACTACGAGGGGTTCCGGAACCAGAGCGGCAGCACGCAAACGCTCACGGTGCTCTCGCAGGCGCAGCGCAACGGCGTCTTCCCGTCGACGATTCGCGATCCGCTCACGGGGCTGCCGTTCCCGGGAAACGCGATTCCGACGAACCGGATCAACCCGGCGTCCCAGAAGCTGCTCCAGGACTTCATGCCGCTGCCGAACACCGGCACGAACACCTACACGGTCTCCCCGACCATCGAGGACAACCGCGACCAGTTCGGGATCCGGCTCGACTACCGGCTCACGGACAACCAGACGATTCTCGGCCGGTACATCCGCAGCGAGAGCGAGCGCTTCACGCCGCGCACCGTGCAGCCCGTGGATCAGCTCTCGCTCGCGACGCTGCAGGACTTCATGGTGTCGCACACCTTCGTGATGACGTCGAACGCGATCAACCAGATGCGTGCGTCGATCAACAAGATCGACGCCAATCCCGCGGTGACGAGTGGCCTCAGCAACGCGGATTACGGTATTGGCCTGGCCAACACGAACCCTCTCGCGACGGGCCTTGCCTCCATCGTGATCTCTGGCTTCGCCACTCTGGGTGACCCGCAGCAGCCGTTCGTCGAGCGAGCCAACAACACGTTCCAGTTCGCCAACGACCTCACCTGGATCACCGGTCGGCATTCCATGAAGTTCGGTTTCGATCTGCGCCGGGAGGCGATGAAGATTGCCTTCATCAACCGCCCCAACGGCGACCTCACCTTCAGCGGCGCCCGCAGCGGCAACTCGGCCGCCGATTTCCTGCTCGGCCTGCCCGCGCAGGTGCGTGCGACGACGCAGCAGGCCATCCAGGACGGCCAGGGGTGGGCCTACGCGCTCTACGCGCAGGACGAGTTCCGCGTCAACTCGCGGCTGACCCTGAACCTGGGCCTGCGGTGGGAATTGACCCGCCCGTACGTCGAGAAGGCCGACACCATCGTCAGCTTCCGCACGGGCGTGCAGTCGCAGGTGTTCCCGAACGCGCCGACCGGTCTCGTGTACCCGGGCGACCCCGGGGTGCCCCGGGGCGTGATCAAGACCGACAAGAACAACCTCGCGCCGCGCGTCTCGATGGCCTGGGACCCGAGGGGTAACGGGCGCACGAGCGTGCGCTCCGGCTTCGGCGTTTTCTTCGACGGGGTCCCCGGCCAGGGCGACCTGTTCCAGAGCGGCGTCCTCGCGCCGCCGTTCACGCCGCTCGTCGAGCTGAACGCGCCGACGCCGATCACCATCGCGGATCCGCTCGCGGCCGTGGCCGGCCCGCCGAACCCGTTCCCGCCGGCGCTCACGATCATCGGGTGGGGCGACGACTACAACACGCCGTATGCCTTCCACTTCAACGTCGGCGTGCAGCACCAGGTGACCACCCGCGTCGGCGCCGAGGTCGCTTACGTCGGATCGCGCGGCTACAAGCTTCCGATCTTCATGGAAGTGAATCCTGGCGTGTACACCACGGGCCAGACCACTCGTGGCGCACGCATCATGCCCGCCTTCTCGCTGGTCCGCCCGACGTTCTCCGAGGCCCGGTCCTGGTACGACTCGCTGCAGACGAGCGTGCGCATGCTGCCGACACGGGGTGTCAACTTCCTCGCGTCGTATACCCTCAGCCACGCCGTCGACCACGTCTCGGGCCTCAACATCGGCGGGGAAAGCCGTCCGCCCACACCGGTCGTCCAGGGCGATCAGGCGAGCATCGACGCCGCGCTTGCCGCCGAGAAGGGCGATGCGCTCTTCGACGCGCGGCACCGGTTCGTCTTCAGCTTCGGGTACGAACTGCCGCAACTCGACGACCAGGCGGCGGCTCTCCGCTACCTGCTCGGCGGTTGGCAGCTGAACGGCATCTACCAGGCACAGACCGGTTTTCCGCTCACCGTCTTCGATCCCGTCCTTGACATCAGGTTCATGACGAACCGGCCCAACGTCACCTGCGACCCGAACGACGGGCCCAAGACGACGGACCAGTGGTTCAACACCAGTTGCTTCGCCCGGCGCACGGTGCTCGCGCAGACCGGGCCCGAGAATCCGAGCAACCAGAAGCGCAACGGCGTCCGGGGGCCCGGGTTCCAGCGCACCGACATGTCGCTCTTCAAGCACTTCGATTTCGCGGGCCGGCACCGCGTCCAGTTGCGGTTGGAGATCTTCAACCTGTTCAACCAGGCCCGCTTCGACCAACCGGTGAACAACATCGGAGCGGCGACCTTCGGCCGGATCCTGAGCGCCGAGGATGGCCGGATCGTCCAGCTCGGGATCAAGTACCAGTTCTGA
- a CDS encoding glycosyltransferase family 2 protein → MTPGDGTSGRAVAPLSIAVVVPVRDGAATIAEALESVLGQSVQPDEVVVVDDGSTDGTLEVLSRFAPAVRVYEQPTAGAGPARNTGVAMTSAPWIAFLDADDRWVPDALERLAAPLEADPTLDVVLGRQRLVPARLWDAALAGTVTECLEERPGAGPGTALVRRAVFEAAGGFATGWQVGEFVDWHLRAVDRGARVVRVDDVVQWRRVHGANTVIARRDAYGDYARIIKAALDRRRTAGGG, encoded by the coding sequence GTGACGCCCGGGGACGGTACGTCGGGCCGGGCGGTGGCGCCGCTGTCGATTGCCGTGGTGGTGCCGGTGCGCGACGGTGCGGCGACGATCGCCGAGGCGCTCGAGAGCGTGCTTGGACAGTCAGTGCAGCCTGATGAAGTCGTCGTCGTCGACGACGGGTCGACCGATGGGACGCTCGAGGTGCTCTCGCGGTTCGCTCCCGCGGTCCGCGTGTACGAGCAGCCGACGGCGGGAGCCGGACCGGCGCGCAACACGGGCGTGGCGATGACGTCGGCGCCGTGGATCGCGTTTCTCGATGCCGACGACCGCTGGGTGCCGGATGCTCTCGAGCGGCTGGCGGCTCCGCTCGAGGCCGACCCGACCCTCGATGTCGTCCTCGGACGTCAGCGGCTGGTGCCGGCCCGCCTGTGGGACGCCGCCCTGGCCGGGACCGTGACCGAATGCCTCGAGGAACGTCCAGGAGCCGGCCCGGGGACGGCCCTCGTGAGGCGCGCGGTGTTCGAAGCGGCCGGGGGTTTCGCGACCGGCTGGCAGGTCGGCGAGTTCGTCGACTGGCACTTGAGGGCCGTCGACAGAGGTGCGCGCGTGGTGCGGGTCGACGACGTCGTGCAGTGGCGGCGCGTCCACGGCGCCAACACGGTGATCGCGCGGCGCGACGCGTATGGAGACTACGCCAGGATCATCAAAGCGGCGCTCGATCGGCGGCGGACCGCTGGCGGGGGGTGA
- a CDS encoding HAD-IA family hydrolase yields the protein MPFRALTFDCYGTLIDWETGLLEALVPWVAAQGGDAAPSRLLAAFAEVEPAVQQAHPRLPYSDLLERVHGALARRLALPEHADAARRFAASVGRWPAFPDTAEALGRLATRFRLVLVSNVDRRALEASAPQLGIDFDAVVTAEEVGAYKPDIRMFAATRRRLADLGCDVETTLHVAQSLFHDHVPAKALGFRTAWVDRRRGEAGWGATPPPGEPVTPDIVVASLTELATHLGV from the coding sequence ATGCCGTTCCGCGCCCTCACCTTCGACTGCTACGGGACCTTGATCGACTGGGAGACCGGCCTGCTCGAGGCGCTCGTCCCCTGGGTGGCGGCGCAGGGAGGCGACGCGGCGCCGTCACGGCTGCTGGCCGCGTTTGCCGAGGTCGAACCGGCGGTGCAGCAGGCCCACCCCCGTCTGCCCTACTCTGACCTCTTGGAGCGCGTGCACGGCGCGCTCGCGCGCCGGCTCGCGCTGCCCGAGCACGCCGACGCGGCCCGGCGCTTCGCGGCGTCGGTCGGACGCTGGCCCGCGTTTCCGGACACCGCGGAGGCCCTCGGCCGCCTGGCGACACGATTCCGCCTCGTGCTCGTCTCGAACGTCGATCGGCGCGCGCTCGAAGCGAGCGCTCCCCAACTCGGCATCGACTTCGACGCCGTCGTCACGGCCGAGGAGGTGGGGGCCTACAAGCCCGACATCCGGATGTTCGCCGCCACGCGTCGGCGGCTCGCCGATCTGGGCTGCGACGTGGAGACCACGCTGCACGTCGCCCAGAGCCTGTTTCACGATCACGTGCCCGCCAAAGCGCTCGGGTTCCGGACGGCCTGGGTCGACCGCCGCCGGGGAGAGGCCGGGTGGGGCGCCACGCCGCCGCCGGGCGAGCCCGTCACGCCCGACATCGTCGTCGCCTCGCTGACCGAGCTGGCCACGCACCTCGGCGTCTGA